One Streptomyces sp. R28 DNA window includes the following coding sequences:
- a CDS encoding DUF5753 domain-containing protein: MSERRPAPTVGQVVLGRRLQELRESAGLGRDEAALVLRVAAATVRRMETAEVALKIPYVQVLLETYGVPEKDAAAFVALAEEANLPGWWQRFHDVLPDWFSLYVSLEGAARIIRSYEPHFVPGLLQTEEYARAVMEAGTIGQAGPETVERHVSLRMERQRLLDHPDPPHLWVIMDETVLRRPVSERGEVMRDQVDKLLELAERDRVTLQIAEFASGPHPGTYAPFSLFRFAEPELPDMVYTEYLTGALYLDSRQEVAAHLEVLDHMSTAAASAERTKTILRELREDF; this comes from the coding sequence GTGAGTGAGCGGCGGCCGGCCCCCACCGTGGGCCAGGTGGTGCTCGGCAGGCGCCTGCAGGAGCTGCGCGAGTCGGCCGGGCTGGGGCGTGACGAGGCCGCACTGGTCCTGCGGGTGGCCGCGGCGACCGTACGGCGGATGGAGACGGCCGAGGTCGCGCTGAAGATCCCGTACGTGCAGGTGCTGCTGGAGACGTACGGGGTGCCCGAGAAGGACGCGGCCGCGTTCGTCGCGCTGGCCGAGGAGGCCAACCTGCCGGGCTGGTGGCAGCGGTTCCACGACGTGTTGCCGGACTGGTTCAGCCTGTACGTCAGCCTGGAGGGCGCCGCCCGCATCATCCGCTCCTACGAGCCGCACTTCGTGCCCGGTCTGCTGCAGACCGAGGAGTACGCGCGTGCCGTGATGGAGGCCGGGACGATCGGGCAGGCGGGGCCGGAGACCGTCGAGCGGCATGTGTCGCTGCGGATGGAACGGCAGCGGCTGCTGGACCACCCCGACCCGCCCCACCTGTGGGTGATCATGGACGAGACGGTGTTGCGGCGCCCGGTGAGCGAGCGCGGCGAGGTGATGCGGGACCAGGTGGACAAGCTCCTGGAGCTGGCCGAGCGCGACCGGGTCACGCTGCAGATCGCCGAGTTCGCCTCCGGCCCGCATCCGGGGACGTACGCGCCCTTCTCCCTGTTCCGCTTCGCCGAGCCCGAGCTGCCCGACATGGTCTACACCGAGTACCTGACCGGCGCCCTGTATCTCGACTCCCGCCAGGAGGTCGCCGCGCATCTGGAGGTGCTGGACCACATGTCGACGGCTGCCGCGTCGGCGGAGCGCACGAAGACGATCCTGCGGGAGCTTCGCGAGGACTTCTGA
- a CDS encoding helix-turn-helix domain-containing protein, giving the protein MVPPRDAAPATARADGPAGVGPLLRAWREQRRVSQLELALRADSSARHISFIETGRSRPSEEMVLRLAEHLEVPVRERNALLLAAGYAPHYPETPLDDPALDAVRAGMEQLIQGYEPYPALVVDAMYHVHAANRGILMLLDGIPEHLLAPPLNTMRLTLHPEGLAPRIRNLREWRGHLLAQMDRQIALHRSEPLRRLYEEVAAYPVPEETPGAAPAEAAPYFALPLLIEHEGRVLSFVSSISTFNTPMDVTVAELAIETFLPADPATVKYLQSLMS; this is encoded by the coding sequence ATGGTCCCGCCCCGAGACGCCGCGCCCGCCACCGCCCGCGCCGACGGGCCCGCGGGCGTGGGCCCTCTGCTTCGGGCCTGGCGGGAGCAACGGCGGGTCAGCCAGCTGGAGTTGGCACTGCGGGCCGACTCCTCGGCGCGGCACATCAGCTTCATCGAGACGGGGCGTTCGCGGCCCAGCGAGGAAATGGTGCTGCGGCTGGCCGAGCACCTGGAGGTGCCGGTGCGCGAGCGCAACGCGCTGCTGCTGGCGGCCGGATACGCCCCGCACTACCCGGAGACCCCGCTGGACGATCCCGCGCTGGACGCCGTCCGCGCGGGCATGGAGCAGTTGATCCAGGGCTACGAGCCCTACCCGGCCCTCGTGGTCGACGCGATGTACCACGTCCACGCGGCCAACCGGGGCATCCTGATGCTGCTCGACGGCATCCCCGAGCACCTTCTCGCGCCCCCGCTGAACACGATGCGACTGACCCTGCACCCGGAGGGCCTCGCGCCGCGCATCCGCAACCTGCGGGAGTGGCGCGGGCATCTGCTCGCCCAGATGGACCGGCAGATCGCGCTGCACCGCTCCGAGCCGCTGCGCCGGCTGTACGAGGAGGTGGCGGCGTACCCGGTACCGGAGGAGACGCCCGGAGCCGCACCGGCCGAGGCCGCCCCCTACTTCGCGCTGCCGTTGCTGATCGAGCACGAGGGCCGGGTCCTGTCCTTCGTCTCATCCATCTCCACCTTCAACACGCCGATGGACGTGACCGTCGCCGAGCTGGCCATCGAGACGTTCCTCCCGGCCGACCCGGCGACGGTCAAGTACCTTCAGTCGCTGATGTCCTGA
- a CDS encoding 4a-hydroxytetrahydrobiopterin dehydratase: MPLEPLSQKEIEDRLAELPGWSQDGDRIARSYRLPSHFAATAMVVHIAQVQEELDHHSDLTLGYNTVSLTVNTHTVSAVTERDFALARKIEELAPGHGAH; encoded by the coding sequence ATGCCCCTCGAACCGCTGTCGCAGAAGGAGATCGAGGACCGGCTCGCGGAGCTGCCGGGCTGGTCGCAGGACGGCGACCGCATCGCCCGCTCCTACCGGCTCCCCTCGCACTTCGCGGCCACGGCGATGGTCGTGCACATCGCCCAGGTCCAGGAGGAGCTCGACCACCACTCCGACCTCACCCTCGGCTACAACACGGTGTCGCTCACCGTGAACACCCACACCGTCAGCGCCGTGACCGAGCGGGACTTCGCCCTCGCCCGGAAGATCGAGGAGCTCGCTCCCGGCCACGGGGCACACTGA
- a CDS encoding helix-turn-helix transcriptional regulator → MKSSRLVSILLLLQTRGRMTAAQLAGELEVSVRTVYRDVEALSAAGVPLYGDAGHAGGYRLLDGYRTRLTGLTADEAEALFLAGAPGPAAQLGLGSVLAAAQLKVRAALPRELRVHADRISGRFHLDAPGWYADADETPHLPAVADAVWNSRVLDVLYRRWREPTDVERRLEPYGLVLKAGRWYVVAGPGPRTYRVDQILRLAATDEEFIRPDDFGLAAYWAVYQRDFHDRLHRGEAVVRLAPGVTLDRAADHRTETDGWTRVTVPIESVDHAHAEFLRLGTGIEVLEPPELRDKIARTVAELAERYGNSRPGGGD, encoded by the coding sequence GTGAAGTCCAGCCGACTCGTCTCCATCCTCCTGCTGCTCCAGACCCGCGGCCGGATGACCGCCGCCCAACTCGCGGGGGAGCTGGAGGTGTCGGTGCGCACGGTCTACCGGGACGTCGAGGCGCTGAGCGCCGCCGGCGTCCCGCTGTACGGCGACGCGGGCCACGCCGGCGGCTACCGCCTCCTCGACGGCTACCGCACCCGCCTCACCGGACTCACCGCCGACGAGGCCGAGGCGCTCTTCCTCGCCGGCGCCCCCGGCCCCGCGGCCCAGCTCGGCCTCGGCTCCGTCCTGGCCGCCGCCCAGCTCAAGGTCCGCGCCGCCCTGCCGCGGGAACTGCGCGTCCACGCCGACCGGATCAGCGGCCGCTTCCACCTCGACGCACCCGGCTGGTACGCCGACGCCGACGAGACGCCGCACCTGCCCGCGGTGGCCGACGCCGTCTGGAACAGCCGCGTCCTCGACGTCCTGTACCGCCGCTGGCGTGAACCCACCGACGTGGAGCGCCGCCTGGAGCCGTACGGACTCGTCCTCAAGGCGGGGCGCTGGTACGTCGTCGCCGGTCCCGGGCCCCGCACGTACCGCGTCGACCAGATCCTCCGACTCGCCGCCACCGACGAGGAGTTCATCCGCCCCGACGACTTCGGCCTGGCCGCGTACTGGGCGGTGTACCAGCGTGACTTCCACGACCGGCTGCACCGCGGGGAGGCCGTGGTGCGGCTGGCTCCCGGCGTGACCCTCGACCGCGCGGCCGATCACCGTACGGAGACGGACGGCTGGACCCGGGTCACCGTCCCCATCGAGTCCGTCGACCACGCCCACGCCGAGTTCCTGCGCCTGGGCACCGGCATCGAGGTGCTCGAACCGCCCGAGCTGCGCGACAAGATCGCCCGGACGGTCGCCGAACTGGCCGAAAGGTACGGCAACTCGAGGCCGGGCGGCGGCGACTGA
- a CDS encoding rhamnogalacturonan lyase yields MQHPRKHRRRRAALSATLAVAALAAAGLTTLNGAGIAEAATARQVEALDRGVVSVHTSSGNLVSWRWLGTDPNDVSFNVYRAGTKVNSAPITGSTNYFHSGAPEQADYTVRAVVGGVEQADSVHAVQFRTGYKDVPISPPAGGTTPDGVAYTYEANDASVGDLDGDGALDIVLKWQPTNAKDNSQSGYTGNTFVDGVKLDGTRLWRVDLGRNIRSGAHYTQFQVYDYDGDRKAEVAMKTADGTVDGTGAVIGSSSADYRNSSGYVLSGPEYLTMFNGQTGKAMGTVDYVPARGTVSSWGDSYGNRVDRFLAGTAYLDGARPSLIMARGYYTRTVIAAWDWRGGSFTRRWTFDTNSSTNTGKGFDGQGSHSLSVGDVDGDGKDEIVYGAMAVDDNGNGLWTTKTGHGDAQHLGDLDPAHAGLEYFKVSESTSQPAELYINPANGTVNWKLAACCDNGRGVAGDIWAGNDGAEVWSASDTSVRDEAGATKGREPSSVNFLSWWDGDTVRELLDGTHIDKYGTSSDTRLLTGSGVSSNNGTKATPVLSGDILGDWREEVIWRTSGNTALRIYSTPYETSTKITTLLHDPMYRTGLAWQNTAYNQPPHPSFFIGNGMPTAPRPTVYTP; encoded by the coding sequence GTGCAGCACCCGCGCAAGCACCGCAGACGCCGAGCCGCCCTCTCCGCGACCCTCGCCGTGGCCGCCCTGGCCGCCGCAGGACTCACCACCTTGAACGGCGCCGGCATAGCCGAGGCTGCCACCGCCCGCCAGGTCGAAGCCCTCGACCGGGGCGTGGTCAGCGTCCATACGTCCAGCGGCAACCTGGTCAGCTGGCGCTGGCTCGGTACCGACCCGAACGACGTCTCCTTCAACGTCTACCGGGCCGGCACGAAGGTCAACTCGGCCCCGATCACCGGCTCCACGAACTACTTCCACTCCGGCGCCCCCGAACAGGCCGACTACACGGTCCGCGCGGTCGTGGGCGGCGTGGAGCAGGCCGACTCCGTGCACGCCGTCCAGTTCCGTACGGGGTACAAGGACGTACCCATCAGCCCGCCGGCCGGCGGTACGACCCCGGACGGAGTGGCGTACACCTACGAGGCCAACGACGCCTCCGTCGGCGACCTCGACGGCGACGGCGCCCTCGACATCGTCCTCAAGTGGCAGCCCACCAACGCCAAGGACAACTCCCAGTCCGGCTACACCGGCAACACCTTCGTCGACGGCGTCAAGCTCGACGGCACCCGGCTGTGGCGCGTCGACCTGGGCCGCAACATCCGCTCCGGCGCGCACTACACGCAGTTCCAGGTGTACGACTACGACGGCGACCGCAAGGCCGAGGTCGCCATGAAGACGGCCGACGGCACGGTCGACGGGACCGGCGCGGTGATCGGCAGTTCGTCCGCCGACTACCGCAATTCGAGCGGGTACGTCCTCTCCGGGCCCGAGTACCTGACCATGTTCAACGGGCAGACCGGCAAGGCGATGGGGACGGTCGACTACGTCCCGGCGCGGGGAACGGTGTCCTCGTGGGGCGACTCGTACGGCAACCGGGTCGACCGGTTCCTCGCCGGTACCGCCTACTTGGACGGCGCCCGCCCCTCCCTGATCATGGCCCGCGGCTACTACACCCGCACGGTCATCGCCGCCTGGGACTGGCGGGGCGGCAGCTTCACCCGCCGCTGGACCTTCGACACCAACTCCTCCACCAACACCGGCAAGGGGTTCGACGGCCAGGGCTCGCACAGCCTGTCCGTCGGGGACGTCGACGGCGACGGCAAGGACGAGATCGTCTACGGTGCGATGGCCGTCGACGACAACGGCAACGGCCTGTGGACCACGAAGACCGGGCACGGCGACGCCCAGCACCTGGGCGACCTCGACCCCGCGCACGCGGGTCTTGAGTACTTCAAGGTCTCGGAGTCGACCAGCCAGCCGGCCGAGCTGTACATCAACCCGGCCAACGGGACGGTCAACTGGAAGCTCGCCGCCTGCTGCGACAACGGCCGCGGGGTCGCCGGGGACATCTGGGCGGGCAACGACGGCGCCGAGGTGTGGTCCGCCTCCGACACCTCCGTCCGCGACGAGGCCGGCGCCACCAAGGGCCGTGAGCCGTCCTCCGTCAACTTCCTGTCGTGGTGGGACGGCGACACCGTCCGCGAACTCCTCGACGGCACCCACATCGACAAGTACGGCACCTCGTCCGACACCCGCCTGCTGACCGGTTCCGGCGTCTCCTCCAACAACGGCACGAAGGCCACGCCCGTCCTGTCCGGCGACATCCTCGGCGACTGGCGCGAAGAGGTCATCTGGCGCACGAGCGGCAACACGGCGCTCAGGATCTACTCGACGCCGTACGAGACGAGCACGAAGATCACGACCCTGCTCCACGACCCGATGTACCGCACGGGCCTGGCTTGGCAAAATACGGCCTACAACCAGCCACCCCACCCGAGCTTCTTCATCGGCAACGGCATGCCGACGGCGCCCCGGCCGACGGTGTACACGCCCTGA
- a CDS encoding DUF4352 domain-containing protein — MFHHTRIRLAATAAVTVAALALTACGSGSGDEIVDKPKAKASAKTGSGSGSEKEPAAEKSSAAPDVAKVGDTLALKGMESGSGLDVTVVKVVDNAKSSDEFFAPESGNRWIGVQFQLVNTGTKVYSDAPVNGAKMADDQGQQFGTVLADITAGPSMSSDVRLKPGAKALGWVVFEVPKASKAATVTWGMDSGFAEQIGEWTL, encoded by the coding sequence ATGTTCCACCACACCCGCATACGTCTCGCCGCCACCGCGGCCGTCACCGTCGCCGCGCTCGCCCTGACCGCCTGTGGTTCCGGCTCCGGCGACGAGATCGTCGACAAGCCGAAGGCGAAGGCCTCCGCCAAGACCGGCAGCGGCAGCGGCAGCGAGAAGGAGCCCGCCGCCGAGAAGAGCAGCGCCGCGCCCGACGTCGCCAAGGTCGGCGACACGCTCGCCCTCAAGGGCATGGAGAGCGGCAGCGGACTCGACGTCACGGTCGTCAAGGTCGTCGACAACGCCAAGTCCAGCGACGAGTTCTTCGCCCCCGAGTCCGGCAACCGGTGGATCGGCGTGCAGTTCCAGCTCGTCAACACCGGCACCAAGGTCTACTCCGACGCTCCTGTGAACGGGGCGAAGATGGCCGACGACCAGGGGCAGCAGTTCGGGACCGTCCTCGCCGACATCACGGCCGGCCCGTCGATGTCGTCGGACGTCCGGCTGAAGCCCGGTGCCAAGGCGCTGGGCTGGGTCGTCTTCGAGGTGCCGAAGGCGTCGAAGGCGGCCACGGTCACGTGGGGGATGGACTCGGGCTTCGCCGAGCAGATCGGGGAGTGGACGCTGTAG